The DNA region GGCAGACGGACCGTCTACGATCACCCTGACGACCGTGCCAACTCGGGATCTCCCGAACCCAAGCGAGATCGCAGCGAGGGCCTCCATCACCCTGCCGCGACGCTCCTTGGCAATGGAGGACGGCACCTGGTCGCGCATGTCGAAAGCTGGTGTTCCTTCCTCAGCTGAGAACTCGAAGACCCCTGCCCGCTCAGGCCTTACCGTGTCCACGAAATCGAGAAGGTCATCGACATCGGCTTCGGTTTCGCCGGGGAATCCCACTATGAGCGAGGTGCGGATGACGACTCTGGGGATGCGCGCGCGAATCTCCCGAACGGTCTGCATCATCTGCTCGCGGGAGGAGCTCCGGTTCATGGCCGTGAGCACTCTATCCGACCCATGCTGCATGGGGATGTCCATGTACTTGACTACCTTGCGCTCCTCCTCGAACACGGAGATGAGTTCCTCATCTATTCGGGATGGATAGGCATACATCACCCTGATCCATTCGATTCCATCTACCCGGGCTACCGCCCTCAGCAGTGCCGGAAGGGATGGACCCCCATAGATGTCCTGCCCATATCTGGTCGTGTCCTGAGCGACCAGTATTGCCTCCCTGACTCCCTGCGCAGCTAGGCCCTGCGCCTCCCGAACGATCGACTCTAGGGGACGGCTTCGCACAGGGCCACGCAGAGAAGGAATCAGACAGTAGGCGCACCGGTTTGCGCAGCCCTCCCCTATCTTTATGTACGCGTAATGCTGCGGAGTGCTCACGACTCTCGGGCTGCCGTCGGATGCCAGGTATCCCGCCTTACCGACGATTGTCAGCTTCTCGCCTCGGAGAGCGCCTTGTATCGCCTCCACGCATCGTCCATACTCTCCGGTTCCGACTATCGCGTCTACCTCGGGCATCTCCTCCGTAAGCGCCCTGCCGTACCGCTGCACGAGGCAGCCAGTCACCACCAGTGCACGGATCTCGCCCCGACTTCGCCTGTGTGCGTACTCGATAATAGAATCGACCGATTCCTGAGCAGCATCTGCTATGAAGCCGCAAGTGTTGACGAGGACCACATCTGCCTCGCCCTCGTCGGAGACTATCTCCATTCCCGCCGCGCGGATCATTCCCATCATGTTCTCGGTATCTACGAGGTTCTTCGAGCACCCGAGGGAACACACAGCAACCCTGGGGGCGCCTTCCTTCGCAGGTCCTGCCGTTGGAGTCACGCGATCACCCATCCTTTGGTCATTTCCCCGCGATGGCCGCAAGCTCTTTCCTCGCTGCCGCCTGGTCATCAAGGGCGCCCTGAGGGTCCTCAATGTCAGGCGCCATCATGAGGAGCGTGTTCAGGATTTCCCTGGCTTCCCGGTATTCCTTCACAGCAATCAGGCACCTTGCCAGAGTGAGCTGGTGAGCAGATGGCTCCGAGTCGAGCCTCATCGCGGTCCTTGCCTCTTCGAGCGCTTTCTGGCGGTTGCCGATGGACAGCGGAGGCCCTGGCAACTGCCTGTACAGCTCCGCCAATACTCTGTGGGCATCTGCTCGATCCGGATTCAGAGCAATGCAGCGTTCCAGAGCTTCTCTCATGGGCTTCGCCATGAACAAGCTCTGCAGAATCCCCTTCGCAGTGCCGGTCTCACCAATAGATGAAGCAAGCCAGTAGAAGGCATTATCGTTCCTGGGGTCCGCCTCAGTGCCGTTCTTGGCCGCGCTCTTTGCCTTCTCAAACCACTCGATCCGACCTTTTCGGTCATCCTTCGCGAGCCCACAACCCTTCCACCAGTAGGCCCTTGCGAGCCTCCACAACACCTCGGCATCCATTGGGGACTCCCGGTCCGTTTCCTCAAGCATGGTGATCAGCTGGTCAGCTTCCTTTGGATCTGTTCTCTTCGTCCAGCGCAGATCTGCCGCGGCAATCGCCTCGTCCGGGGCAGCCGTTGCCAGTGAATGGAGGGGCGCGATGATGATCAGCATCAGCGCTATCATACCGACAACGATGGCAGCACGGGCTGCCCTGGGGATGGCTGTCTTCTCGGCCACGGTCAACATGATTGCCCACACCTCCTAAAATTTCCCTATGAGCAACAGGACACCGAGCACCACAAAGCCTGAACCTGCGGCCACCCGCACCCACGAAGCAGGGACGTACCTGGCCACCAGACCTCCGGCCAGCACTCCAACTAGGGACGCCACTACCAGAGCAGCAGCCGATCCCACGAACACCGCCCAGGGCGACTTCCCCTCCGCCACAAGCATCATCGTGGCAAGCTGGGTCTTATCCCCGAGTTCGGCAAGGAAAACGCAGATGAACGTCGACATGGCTACCTTAAACACAGCACCATCTCCTGTTGCAGAAGGGTCAGCGCAAATCCAGTCGCCCGAAGCGCTTTCTCCTGATACCCTCCCAGAGGCATGTTGAAGGCACGAGAAGCGGTGGATCGCGTCTCTTCATCGATTCTTGCGATCAGCATCTCGCCTATGCTCTCCCGTTCATCCGAGGTGAACTGCGGGGACACGGCGAAGTCTACAAGGTAAAGCCCCTGAAGCGTATCTCCGAAAAGCACATATCCGCACGGAGCAGAACCGCAGCTCGCCACGTAGGCTGAGAACTTGGGGGAGAGCCTGCCTAAGGACACTACCTCATTCTGCCAGCAGGGCCTCACTTCGTTGAACACCATCGACATGGGCAGAACGTCTCGGCTCCTCGCGGAGCTGAGTATGACATCGATTGCTCCCCGCTCCGGCACAGCAATGGGCGGCGGAAGCCCATCCCGGTTCCACATGCCAAGGGTCCGCACTTGAACAAAACCCAGCTTGCGGTAGAGTGCCTCTGCACGGAAATTGCGGTCCACCTCATCAAGCTGCAGGGAACTGAGCTTGAGCGTTCTGGCCTGGTAGATCGCTCTCCGCATAAGCAACTCGCCGAGGCCGCGCCCTTGATAGACCAAGCGAACTCCCATGCCGCAGATGTAGCCGCGCTCTCCGCGAATTGCCAGGAAAACGACGCCAACAGGGTACTGACCTGAACTGACGATGAACGAATTCTCCACGGAAATGTCTTCCCTATCAATCAGGTTCATCAGGCGATCGGGAGTCACGTGCGTATCAACATAGTACTGGCTGTACGCATCGTTGAATAGATCAACCAGAGCATCCATCTCAATGGCGGATGCTGGAGTGATCCAGTATTCCACACCTTTCGCCCAGGCCTTCTCCACTAGGATGCCCCCCTCGAACCCAGCTGCTTCAGCGCCTCCAGTGCAGCCTCTTCAATCAGCGATAGGTTCTTCGAGTCAGGCAAGGAGATCCCGGCTGTGCTCAGTACCCCAAACCTCGCGAGAGCTCGCCCCAGGGCAGCTGACGCGCCAGGATCGCCGAGCGGGTCGAAGCAGACCAATGAGAGGCCTGCCAGAAGAGGCTCCGATGCAACTGGCTTTGAACCACCATCAAGCACACGCGAGGCGAGTCGATCGAGCCCTCCCCTGATCCTGTCTGGGCTCACGCTGTCGGAAAGCACCGCCATGGCCCTCGCATACACTCCCGGGGCGAGCTCCCTCTTGCGCTTGCCACGTTCCACGCTCTCACGCAGCAACACGGCCCTGAGCTTGTGCGTTGCCAGCGCCTCGCCGAGCCTGGGCTCGGCTTCAATCTCTACGGCCTTGCCCAAGAGAAACACGGCCAGCGATGCCTGCTCATGCGGAAGCGCCCCCGCCTGAGCCGCTAGCACCAGGCGATGCGCGGTGCAGAGGGCCTGCCCGGAATCAGAGGAGATGTCGATCCCGGCGGGAGGCGTCCACTCCTGGTCACGTGAGAGGACCCCCTCTGTTGCCCGCCCATGTCCGTCTGCCTCCGGCTGCAGGCACGCTCCATCCTCTTCCGATCCGCCGCCGCCAATCTGCGGCGCGGCGCACAGTGCGGGCCATTCCGAAAGCTGCCTCTGCACTTCCCGGATGATGCCTCTCAGATACGGGTTCGGCTGCGCCGACTCGCAGGCTTGCGCGATAAGCTCGGACAGCTGGATATCCACCTGTTCAAGCATGTGTTCCGCCGCCGCCAGAAGAGGCCGAGTCCGACTGCAGATGCCTTCCCTGACCGCCTCGATCAGGGCCGACGCTGCCTCCCGTGGGACCAATGATTTCAGCATATTCTCGATTTCATCAGGATCGCCCGCACCATCTACGGTGCGCGTCCAGGGCTGATGCAGAGCTGGTCCTGTCTGCTGGCCCTGCCTGCGACTGACTTCAAACTCGTACGCCCCGCCGCGCCACGCGCATTTGACGGCCCATCCGTGTACACATGCAGCGAATCGAAGCAGACGAGCCGAATCTGGCTCATGATCGTCGAGGGCGCGGGAAGCATCTCCCGAGGCGGCCTCATGTAGTCGATCCGGCGTGCATATGGCATCGAATCCACCAAAGTCACAGTCGGCTGGCGCCTCCTCGGCGGAAAGCAGCGCCGCGATGAGGCTGCGCACCTGGTTTACGAATATGCGGGCCTCTTCTCCAATCGCCCCGATCTCCCGAGCCATGGACCGGACCGCCGCCTCATGTGGTGACGCCTCCATGTCGGATGCAGCAGCGTCTAGCGCCCAGAAGCGTGAGATGATCTCGTCTGCCTGCCCCAGTAGGCGCCCGATCAGCTCGACCGCGTCGCGCTCCATCTCTAGCTCGGCGAGGGCAGCAGCCTCCGCCATCAGGCGCCATCCGGCGAGGTCCCCGCGGCGCGCAACCTCCGTAATGCATCTGGCAAGCTCATCGCGTTCACAA from Clostridia bacterium includes:
- a CDS encoding GNAT family N-acetyltransferase; translation: MEKAWAKGVEYWITPASAIEMDALVDLFNDAYSQYYVDTHVTPDRLMNLIDREDISVENSFIVSSGQYPVGVVFLAIRGERGYICGMGVRLVYQGRGLGELLMRRAIYQARTLKLSSLQLDEVDRNFRAEALYRKLGFVQVRTLGMWNRDGLPPPIAVPERGAIDVILSSARSRDVLPMSMVFNEVRPCWQNEVVSLGRLSPKFSAYVASCGSAPCGYVLFGDTLQGLYLVDFAVSPQFTSDERESIGEMLIARIDEETRSTASRAFNMPLGGYQEKALRATGFALTLLQQEMVLCLR
- a CDS encoding TMEM165/GDT1 family protein, giving the protein MFKVAMSTFICVFLAELGDKTQLATMMLVAEGKSPWAVFVGSAAALVVASLVGVLAGGLVARYVPASWVRVAAGSGFVVLGVLLLIGKF
- the rimO gene encoding 30S ribosomal protein S12 methylthiotransferase RimO, with amino-acid sequence MTPTAGPAKEGAPRVAVCSLGCSKNLVDTENMMGMIRAAGMEIVSDEGEADVVLVNTCGFIADAAQESVDSIIEYAHRRSRGEIRALVVTGCLVQRYGRALTEEMPEVDAIVGTGEYGRCVEAIQGALRGEKLTIVGKAGYLASDGSPRVVSTPQHYAYIKIGEGCANRCAYCLIPSLRGPVRSRPLESIVREAQGLAAQGVREAILVAQDTTRYGQDIYGGPSLPALLRAVARVDGIEWIRVMYAYPSRIDEELISVFEEERKVVKYMDIPMQHGSDRVLTAMNRSSSREQMMQTVREIRARIPRVVIRTSLIVGFPGETEADVDDLLDFVDTVRPERAGVFEFSAEEGTPAFDMRDQVPSSIAKERRGRVMEALAAISLGFGRSRVGTVVRVIVDGPSAESDLLVDARSYAEAPEVDGTVFVGDATLRQGEFVDVRITDARDYDAAAEVVSRPPAGNVEKSSGHQCRAHI
- a CDS encoding tetratricopeptide repeat protein, which produces MLTVAEKTAIPRAARAAIVVGMIALMLIIIAPLHSLATAAPDEAIAAADLRWTKRTDPKEADQLITMLEETDRESPMDAEVLWRLARAYWWKGCGLAKDDRKGRIEWFEKAKSAAKNGTEADPRNDNAFYWLASSIGETGTAKGILQSLFMAKPMREALERCIALNPDRADAHRVLAELYRQLPGPPLSIGNRQKALEEARTAMRLDSEPSAHQLTLARCLIAVKEYREAREILNTLLMMAPDIEDPQGALDDQAAARKELAAIAGK